AGGGATGAGCTTCAGCACCTCACTTCTTTGTGCAAATCTGAACTCGATTCAATTGGCCGGATAACTGCTGGAATTATACGATTGTTGAAGCTTGAAGGTTCTGTTGGTCAGTCTGTAATAGATCAACTCGGCAACCTAGGTATGTTCTCAAAGTTTCTTATGCattgatttaattttcattAGACAAAAAATCTTATTCTTCTAGGTTCTATACTTCTATTTATGGAAACCTTGAATCTTACCTGTAGTTAGGATGTGGAATTGCTTTTATCTTTAGAAGGTCAGAAGGTGTAGGGCAGAAAATGGATTTGAGATTTGAGGTCTTAGCATTCTTAACTAGTGTGGCATATAGATTAAAGAGAGGCAGTGCACAAGACTAGTAGCCACAAGGGTCCTACCTATTAGTCTTAGTtttcaaaaaacaatttttagGAAAAGTATAATGCTTCAAAACAAGGTGTCTTGACTCCAAGTGGCTGCTAATTTGATGACTACCTCAGCTGGATCCCACATATGACACTGCTTAAAAATAGCCTGTATTAACCCTGAAAGATGAGAACTTAATTCCAAAAGTATTGTTGAATACTATCTTGATTGTTCCACTTGAACTAATTTATGAAAATGGTGAATTCAGACTTCAATTAACAGACAAGCAAGCACCATATATGGAGTAATGGAGATAAGTAAATTCTAATTTTCTGCAGATTCTCATGAACTCTAATTTTGAGCTCATCAGAACACCTACCAATCTTCCTACAAGTTTGCTATTTCTAGcagttttattttcttgttctCTGAACAGTTATCATCTTCTAATAATGGTAATGATAACTTGCAGGAAGCGAAGGCATTGACAGGATTTTCTCTTCTGAAAAGGTTAGTAGAGACGGTAGTGTGGGTAGTAGAGGACTTTCTCCATTCGCATACCAGATAAACGAAGAACCGAACAAAACTACAGAACAAACTTTCACTTTGCTTGAGGAAGCAGTTTCAGATTCACAGGCTAAACTTAATGATTTAATCAATGATATCGGTACTTCAGCAGAGTCTTCTTCATCTCAACGCCTTACCCTCATCACCCTGAGTCAAAAGATAGGGACTATGCAGGACTTATTGACGCAATTACGGAATCAACTTTAACGTCCTTCCGTCATTTTTGCTGTATAAATATAATCAAATGATTTTTGAACACAGGTTTCAAATTttgtgcatatatatatatatagcataCAAGTCCTTGTTGAGTATTGTACAAGTTAGGCAAATCAAGCCTCCTATTTGGTGTAACAGAAAATTTTGATCCCTTGAGCAAAAATTGCAATAGAGTTGTGAAGTCTCATATTCTTTGGCAGTTTAATGAcgcaaaaagaagaaaatccaGATTCCTTCCTGCCATATAATTAGACGCCGAAGGGGATATAATCTATACTAGATACAAAACAGAAGCCGGTTTGGAAGACAAAAATCCAACGTGTCTTGCTTAGACCAACTCTCCACGTGTCAAGGTTTCAGGCAACTATCTTGGGCAGACGTTATAGGTAGTAAGTTTAAAAGATCAAATAGCTGGACCCGTTATCTCTTAAGTAGGGTAGATAGGTCGGTATCGTTTTCTCTTGGGGAGGGCACATAGTTGCTTCTGTCACTCTATAAGCATTGCTCCAGTGTCAATTTTTAACGCAATGTGTTATCAGCCCATGTTTCTGATAATTTTGCACTGGCTGAACCACATAATTGATGGCTGTCCATCCCCGTATTCGCTGGATCCTTTGGCGGGATGAATGTTCGAATTTCCGGTCTATAAATTGAACACCAAACATGCATATCAACCACAACCATCCACAAACAACCCATTTCCGGTTTATAAAGTCCTTCCCCGTTTTCTCCGATTCAGTGTGGCAAAAATCACAGAACTGCTAACAATAATCTGTTGTAATTGGGAATTCTGAGTCTATAAATCGAGCAGAAAAATGGATAGTTGCCACACTGAATCGCGTTTCCGATCTCCGTTTGATGGTCATGGGTATCGTCTTCTCTCGCCGCCACGCACACCAAGTCTCGCCGTCATTTGGTGAATTGCCGGGGAGCTGCGTCGCTTTGATCCTCCTCAGATCTGCCAGCTAGCGACCTTGAATCACTGCTTCCTCCGCCGATTTTGTCTGGGAATCCAAGCTCCCCGCCAATTACCGTGCGATTGTCAGGGAAATCTTCACCGATTTTCCCTCCGATTCGAGCAAAAGAGCCACTTACGCCGCTCTTAATCCAAGGTAATTAGTTAATGGTTTGGTTGATTAATTATTTGATTAAATCATTTTTTAGAGGAAGAATTAATGTTTGAATATATGGGTTTTTTTTATTGCAGAAAGTTTGGTTGGATAAAAGCACGGGAAAAATTTGTATGTGCTTATCATTCAAGGGACTATCCATAACCGGGATTGATGATCGGAGATATTGGAAGGATATCCACACTGAAGAATCCAGGTGGGTGACCTTCTTCACATCCATTTTCTCATCACTTATCTTGAAGATGATTATTTTTTGGTAGGATTAGATAAGATTTTGTTCCAAAAAGAGTCACTCATGACGTATATCTTGAGATTTAAGACATTTTAGTTAGGATCATGAGCAAATCCATTTGGTGTCAGATGAAAAAGATCTATTAAAAGATCTTGCTCCGCATAAAATGCAGGAATCAAAaagtatatatgtatgtatcaAGATAAAACAGGTTGAGAATTTTGCATAGATATTGGAAAGATTtcaagttgacaatgcattacaAGTAGTTTAGGACCTGAGCATTTAATGATCTAAGAGGACCTTGGAAGATTTATTTGAGGTCAGACAGATTCTTTTGAACCTCATCTAACTCATCAAATCTAGGCAAATACCCGCAAAATTTCCTAAAATACTGCCTCGTGCTTCTTCAGTTTGGTATTGTGTTGACTTTTTACCTCAATCAGgataatgaagaagaaattttttttatagtttcCTTCAAGAAGACGTGGGAAGAGGAAGCATACAATGAGATTCATATCAAGCAAAGCTCTTGAACTACACATCATGCATGACAAATTGACAATAATAAGTGGTTTGTAGACAGACAGATATAATTCCAATTATTCTATTCTATTTCCAACTACAGAGATCAGAACAACAGAGAGAAAAGAGCTTGAAGCCGGAAGACGATGAACTGCGAAAGCAGATTTGTTAGGCTTAGCATCAATGCAGCGTCTAATAGCGAAGAAAGTATCGAGAAATGGAGGCTGCAGAAAGACTCTGTTGCTTGCTTGGCTACTTAGTTGCTGAAAGGGCTGTGGTGAGTTTCAAATGAATATTATTTCTGCATTGTGTTTCCTTTCAGTTGATGTGAGAGTGACGTTAATATATTGTTTATCATTCATCCATGTATGATGCATAACCAAGTTTTTTATTGACATCCTCTGCAGCTGCAAAGTTTAAAAAAGTGTCCTGGAAACTGCTTGCAGGCTCTGAAAGCTATTCCACGGAGTTTGAGAATGATGTGAGTTGTAAATTGTGATGCCAAAGTTCATTTCTCTCATCAGTTTCTAGCATCATCTGTTGTTGTGTAATGAATATCTTTTATTTGGGTACTGAATTATGTGCTTATATTTCAGTTGTTTCTTACTTAAAGAATCACAAATGTTTTCTTTCGCATATTTAACTTCTCTTttatattgatatttttttttctttccatttcaAACTAAAGATATAATTGAATGTTGTGGCTGAGGAGGCGGCCCCACCCATGCCTCACCATACTGAGTTTGAATTtgacataattttatttgaaatttgaaatcttgGTAGACATCTGAGTTCACAGTAAATTCATTGAGCTTGCTTACATTAGGTTATTTTGCTTTATGATAAAATGTTTTAGTGTGTTAATACAAAACAGTGAAGTCAACAcacaaatgaataaataaaatttgaaagctAGGAAAATACGAAAGAAATTCCTATGAAGTTTCTTAGTGGGCTATATAGGCTGTCTATCTGGTGATCTTTTACTGTGATGTGCAAAGACAAGTGTGCTATGAAAACAAATAGAGATATTTGAGATGGAATATTTGAAGGATAATATTGATCTTCTTCATCTTATAATTCCATTGCTTCTGTATTTTTAGGTATGTACATAGTTACCAAAGCTATTTGTGGAACCATGCAGCAAGTACAAGGGTGCAAAAATATGGTAATGTGATCTTCAATAGTTTTCTAGATCTGCTTGCTTTGTGTGGCAATTAACTTCTAATGAACTTACATCTCCTTACATCCTTACTTCATTCAATACACTCTCCTTACCTTGAATTATTATTATGGTAGTTGAAGCCAAAATATTCATTTATTCAGTTGAATTTGATTCTACCACGTGCAAGAACTGAACAAGTAGTTTTAGGAGACTTAGTATATTGTAAAGAAAATTCTTCTGGAAATGTTAGAGAGCACATTGGACCTGAATGTGACGAAGACTACAGTGGTGGGCATGATTCTAATAATGAAGATGAGGTCTCTACAGATGTTCATGAAGAAATAAATAGTAATGTCAAGGTTAGTCTGATCATTTTGGCCCGGAAAGCTAATATACTCAACCAATGTTGCTGCTTTAGGAGTATGTCCTCTTCATATGATGTTTCTTAGAGAGAAGATGGTCTGGACATGTGTTGAGAAGATCTATATGGTTTATAGAAGCACCAATAAAGATGGTAGACTAAATGGATATCCAATATTTGGAGGTAAAGGGAGATAGGGAAAACTAGAAGTCAAACCATTAAGAGAGATTTATATTTAAATGAAGTATCATTGGACTTGATTCATGACAGGACATTAAGTAATCTTTCAGGCTCTCGGGATTGGTAGGGGTTGGAGGGCCTTCTGCACGTCACATGGATTGAAGGCAGGAGATGTGTTGACTTTTTCTTTACCAGTGAAAAATTTGCTGTTATTAATGTTTTAATCCACCTTAAGCCGTGATAGAATGGCATGCATGTTTTTCTTTCACGACCTGGATTGTATTTCTTGCTTTCTATCATGTATTGGACAAGTGGTgctattttaattaagttgcgATGGCATGTGTTGGACAATTTCCTTTATCATCTGGTTTGTTGTCCATAATTTCACAATAATGAGTTGTGATAAAGGAAACATgttgtttgaaaaaaaatctGGTAACATACTCACCGTGCAAAGCACGAGTTTAGATACTAGTTATGACTACAATTTCGGTGACTCATTTTGGCATTACATTGACAGATGATGACTTTACAAACCAAGTGTCTGCGTGTATCAGTGCTATTAAAAATTTGATTTGAAGTGAATTGAAAGTGAAATGATTTATATTTAGGCATATTTAAGGAAAAAGTGATCTCCCTAGGACAAAATGTTgtaaaatttagttataaaaTTTCATAATAGATTATGTTTATTGTAGAACATATTATTTCTAGCTtctccaaaattaattttggagcTAAAAACAATTCTGCAATATAATTCTCCAACATTCGTATACAATGAATATAATTTATACTAGTATTGATCTCGCGTCATACACGGATAGAATAAAAGTACTCTGTCGGCATACATCagacattttcatttttcctctctcatttttcttttttaaatatgtatatatgtatattgtaacaccccacttttcgttattatgttatttattattttatcttaattattattatgctatatggtattttgataatttatgcgatttaattagatgattatgtgattatgtgatttaattagatgataaggtcatcaagtgattttattagataattaagttattatgtgatatagagaaataagggttttaggttttaagtgagtagttgggagtggggcccattgtaagattatttaagggttatgagagaattaaaaagagataaatcagaaaaggtggagaaaacctagaatttgatcttcaagaagaaaagggtcaagGAGGCTTTGTACCGATGTCATAGAaagtaagggtttgaatttaccttgtataattatagtataacagaggttgagtttaacatgaaggaacctcCAACTTCTttcaaaattcagaactgagagactgtgttgagtgttaacatgtggtgctcaaaattgattttgagcgaaattgaggttccggggaaaattgggttctgttctgttttgcccgcagataccctaacagtctatgttgtagagagcataactctctctacagaattccaaattgagtgaaaccaattttgtatgaaatctaactcatagggctatgttaggtaatattttcataatttttcgattgctggttcaataccagaatcatttgcaagttcattctgtttctgcccgcagataccctagcagcctgtattgtagagagcataactctctctaaagaattccgaattgagtgaaactaattttatatgaaagctaactcataggattatattgggtaatatttttataatttttggatatctggttcaataccagaattatctgcaagttcactctatTTCTGCTCGCTgacaccctaacagcctgtgctgtagagagcataactctctctacagaattccaaatttaatgaaaccaattttgtatgaaagctaacgtataaggctatgtttggtaaaattttcataatttttggagtgCTCGTTTAGTACCAGATTtatctgcaagtttgctatgttcctgcttatttctgtgattgattctggaactgctggtaattgatatgagacatttgatgattttgtgttgctagtttgtcggtggaatagtgaatgatttgataattatattgaagtgttattttgtgcaattttggtgtgatttttcgttatggaatttggtgagaaaatatgttatatatttggggctggagtggtctcaaattgtatgttttaatttatgagtttttgcacgaaatacacttcatttagtcaagaggcaacgtgtcggttttcatcggaaaactgaggtttgtcccagaactggagtggttctggaagtctggagtggacttcattggtggttaactgtctggagtgaacgcggtgataccgctaaggttaacaattggtaccacatgcatacattagagtctcacacactaagtttcacgttttcagtggttttatgtgttttgtGAATtattttgctgttgtggtaaagtcccattattattcttcttaaaacttataattttctgaaacaataagaattatgaaactgtcttgagagcaaatattataatcactcagattttaaagaaaatgcgaagagtttataaagcaaaatctgaattgtttacttgctctttgttatgctatattttatacaatgtaagttcttacccttctgttggaatgatgttctatgcgacatcgctcaggtactggaggtagagatgtggctcatgaggagtagcttcggagagtcttagcttatgttaatattattattattattattataaaataagtgtcttgctctgtaatgtaacactgggtagatattttacgttacttttacacttctgtcgagaggattttataacctctacttatggaagttgttgaataattttctaaattatggtgatgtcgtactgttgatgaccgaagtgcctatgaaattcagttttgagtatgatgaattttattggaatatcaaggaagataaacctatttaaataagtgattttatgcatcttaggatatctggctggtttagaaattttattggcagaaataattcattctttggaaagcatatgaacttataaattttcaaacacaatcagtgttaattttaatgagttttcgtgaagaagtgtaatactcccttaaTATGTttctaaactctgataaacgtttttaaataaaacaatgggaaaaaagggggtgttacatatatcacctatttaaggttttttcttcttctaatcCTAGGTATATTCTAAGTTCCTTTTTTATAATTtgttatgcttttttttttggtaaatacaaaaaaatgagttaattttcaaatcaatcctttaaaactatttgatattcatgttttttaattttgttataaaaaaataaccataatcattaaaaaaacctTTTTACCAGCATACATCTTAATGATAAAAAactcacaattgacttttattaattattcttatTTCATGAAAGACCATTAAATCTCAAATTAATACAgtagttatttttaaaaaatgtcacAATAGagttttgttaattattctaatatcattaatatttaaaaaatgtcACAATAGagttttgttaattattctaatatcattaataactattaaatgtaatattaatacattaattgttttcaaaaaatgatattatttaatatttaaattgctaaaaaattgaaaaatataaatatgacatcatctacctactaattaCAGTATGAGAAAACTTATGAAGAAATGGATAGAATGAGGAGGGTGACACTTGTCGGAGTTGCCactttttagtttcaaaaatagtatatagtatatgaTTCACATTGTGAACAGTTTTGACATATACATCCAATCATATCTTAACATTTAGAATTTTTCGTTTTAAACTAATTACGATATAGCAAAATAGTAAACTTCAATATTTCGGTAAAAATAATTGCACTGTCATGCATATTGTTATTAAACTCCATAAGACCATAACCATTTAGAGATAATTTGACCAATGAAATTGTtagttcctatttaactgtgaattttgaagaaattttttttattcctatttaactgtccacttagcatttcaagagaTCATTAAATTATGTTTTTACAACAAATGTCCTTGTCagtacaataaatgaggagagataacatATACTTTAAaaggtaaaatagaaaaataatccttactttttctaaaaatcaacaaaattaatcacacCTTTAATATGTGTGCCTCcactcaaagtggacagttaaataggaacggagggagtaacattAAGTAAGTGAAACAAGCACCCACTAATCCTCGGGTGGGGTGCGTTTGACATAAAAAATAAGCGATGTGTTACTAAATTTAAAAACACATCCATGGTGAACGCAATAAACTTGGTTCACACTTCACATCTATCAAGTAACACATCCATCTCATGTGAACATTTTCactgaaaaaaaatttcaatacaTAAACGGTGAACGCAATAAACTTGGTTACTCAAGTTAATCAATAGTTAATCCGATAAACCCTAAATGCATCATGTTCAACCACATCTTGCACATCAAACTGGTATTAGCTTGTGATAGTTTAGTCCGAGGAGTTTGTGACAGCATCCCAGCGCCATATTGTCCCATCTTCACAGCAACACAAAATAGTACTACATCATAACAAAGGAttacagttaaaaaaaaatcacacaatGCATCAAAATTGTGAACAGAAAAGTAAAAAAAGATTCAACTTATATGTGTAAAGAGTTTAATACAGATATTCAATCATATCTTACCAGGTTTCCTTTTCTGTATTTACTTTTTAAAATCATTATGATATGGTAAAGCAGTGAATCCGGATTGAATATCCGTGTAAAACTTGTTTACAGTGTCAGTGCATAGTTATTGaacttaaataaaaatataaagaaaattaCCTTCCATCATAGGACATAGCTGTCTGCCTGATTACAGATTTTGATTGAAGATGAGACAACCTGAAGAAAGTGACTTGAGATTGAGCacaaaaaattgataaaaataaaaattccaaTGATTAGAACTTGATAAACTAACCTTGAAACAAGAACAGGAGGACTTGACTGCAATTCCCAAACAAAAATCTTCCCTTCCCTGTTGCCTGGCAGACGcagaaaaaacaaaaggaaGTGGAAACTCAGTAAAAGGTTGAAGTTGAAAACTTGCCAACAAAAGTAGTTAAAGCTGTCAGAAATATGTAAGGAACAAAATGTGTAATACACTGGTCTTGTCACAGCAGAACTACAGCTGTAAGGAAATAACAACAAagacaacagcaacaacaataacaacatcaataacaacatcatcatcaacaacaacaacatcaacaaaaacaaaaacaacaacaataacaacatcaacaacaacagaAAGAAGCCTTAACCCATGAAGTGATGTCAGCTATATAGATCACACTACGCTATTGAGCTCGATCAAAAACCAAATTATGAGAGATATTATTGATAATGATATCATTTTTAACAATATCTTCCCAAGTTCTTTTTGGCCTCCTCTACCACTTTTCATAGGAGTAAATACCATGTTATCAACCCTTCTCACTGGTGCCTTCAAAGGTCTTCTTTCAAActttataaaaaattgaaatgagtTATTCTTACCTATTGCAACTTCCTTGAAATGGAAATCACAAGAAAACTTGATGAACCAGATGTCACACTCT
This portion of the Lotus japonicus ecotype B-129 chromosome 3, LjGifu_v1.2 genome encodes:
- the LOC130709561 gene encoding uncharacterized protein LOC130709561, translated to MEAAERLCCLLGYLVAERAVLQSLKKCPGNCLQALKAIPRSLRMMYVHSYQSYLWNHAASTRVQKYGNVIFNSFLDLLALCGN